In the genome of Danaus plexippus chromosome 18 unlocalized genomic scaffold, MEX_DaPlex mxdp_20, whole genome shotgun sequence, the window cgAATTTTAGAGATATTACAGTTAGTATGGTACTTTAGAAATCAGAGGAAAAGGCAATCAATAATTATCAACATAAATGAATGCCTTGAAGTAAACATCATCGCGTACTTAGACTTGTTCATGTATTCGAAATTTTAGAAAACTTACCTGAATAACACGGAAACTATTTGTTTAGCAACTactgaattaaaacaaaataacatgcATCAGTATTCTTGTTATCCGTGATAAAGTAATAACTtaacaaaaatagttaaaaagtGCTGCGATTTACAATGTTTAACAGCCGACAAAgcactattaatttaaatgcacAGACTATGTATTTCTTGTTTGTCATATAGATACGTtagtaattttgataataaaataacctgtacaagaattaatattaacgaataataaaataaagaaaaataatactcatttaaaaactatataaactattttatttaatgaacattaatttagaTTAGAATGAAACTAGCGGACTCATATAAAACCCtagataatttgatattattgtatatgtaattaactaatgaataatattttaatactttttttataaacaattagtTAATATAGGTTttactcattttattttcaaagtttaagAAATCACTgtcttagatatttttttactcaatAATTGACAAATTACGATAATTAACTAATTATCGttaatctatattaataatttaaggtGTGCAGATAGGtaacattatacaaaaaaaatatgaatagtcGCATGACAGTTGGCCTGTCAAGTGTTGGCCTACAAATTTGTCAATTAAAATGAACAGCTGtccataaacattatttttatttattcatgattGATTTGTAACATTGAAAAGTGTTCGTTAAATCTGTACTAAGATTAGTGGctgttgatttaaaatattatcttgtaGTTTAAGTTCGAGTATGTCGATACCTCCACTAGTTTGCAGTACTCCTCCACCTCCCGAACAGTGCGAGGATGACAAAGACCACGAAGATTTTGATTTGCAATACAATTGTAAGTTTTTTGtgactttttattgtttactacTCGTTCTACTTACGAATCATATAGCTTGTACTAAagagttattataatactattaatcactacttaatataaaaacaattcagaGTCACTGTGTACAATAGAAGTATTCGCTACTCTCATATATAATGGttgattgtattaattttttagtgTCTCCAGATGATGATGAGGACAACAATGAGTTTAACTATGGTAACTATACCACTTACAACTATCAAACCGCAACAGAACCAGTAGGAGATATACAATGGCCCCATAATGTATCAGAAACTACAGACAACATAGACAAATTCAGTattaaaagtgaaattaaCAGTTGTGATAACATTACTCCAATTAGTTTGAACAATGATAATACCTCTAAAGTAGAAGAAGCAATAATTGaagacttaaatttaattattgacaaAGATAATATAGATTCCACAGATTTAGAACCATGTTCAAAACTGGAAAGTAATAAAGATGATAGTAGTGCGAGTTCTGATAATGATTCGAGGATAAAAGAGCATGGTAATAGTGATGTGGAACCAGAGGATTTAGCACCGACATTGGAATCAAATGAAAGCACCAGTGGTTCtccatattttaatgaagaaatCTGTGACAAGGAAACGCAGGTAATAGAAGTCTGCGATGTAGATATGAATGAAACAACTATGGTTAACGAAATTAATACAGCTGAGACCACAACCGCAAGAGATAATTTAGCTTCAGTAAAAGGTTCAGAAGAAAATGTAATTGAAAGTGAAAATGTCGCCGATGTTAATAAAACTGTAGTTAGTGATGATGACTTTGGTGATTTCGAAGACTTCcaatttacaaatacacaGAGAGAGCAAGTTCTTCCGATTAGTAGTGAAAATCCATGGGACGATACCTGTGGGAGTCCAGCTTTTGTTGAATTTAAGGCAAActttgataataatgaaatagcATCTAAAGACAGTTATGATGTGTCTCCAGAGATTGAAGAACCTAAAGtagatgatgatgatgatgattttgGGGATTTCGATGATTTTAAATCATCCGAACCAGTCAAAGAAACAACGGAAGATGTGAATGATCCTACACCAGTATTTGATGTCAGTTTACCCGATAATGAATTACAAATATGTGAGAGCATAAGTGGATTGTTAACTCCGATATTTGCTGAGGAGATATTAGAGCCTGATGATGAAATTGTCGGAAAACTGGAATCATTTTTAAGCGAAACATGGGGACACTTGATTGACATTGATGTGAGACAACCTTATATGGTCAATTGGAACAACTCATTAGGTCAGAAGACTCTTCTAAAAGCATTGTGTATAGATTCAAGaaatattgtaagaaaaaactttttctatGATAAATTTAGGATTTACCTAAATTTATTACGTACCATATTTGTATAGAGATCTAATTCATTGtgacaataatatttcttttccaGCTCTTTGGACCTAAATGGCATTATAACATGCCGAAATATGCTGCTAATTTAAGTGCAGCACCACTTCAGCCACAGAAGCAAATCCAACAGTCCAATTCTATCAACACCGACTCAAGCGAGAAGACCAACAAGGAACCCACCACCTGGGTAGACCCATTCACACAAGACGGACAAGaatgtaagtaaaatatagaGCAAAGCTACATTCATGCAATCACTAATATGCTAtaagtttaacaaataaaatggtactaataatgtaacatttgtattatatataaataatttacggaCACGTTTTTATTAACAGCTCTGAATTTGCCGTcactcaataataaatatcttttgcaTGTCTTGCACACGGATTGATACCACACATGTTTGTATTATTGCTTTTCCCCTACCTCCATCCCCATCATATAGACACGTATGCTGAAGCTCTGCTCCTAGACTTAGAGCACCTTATGGCCACTTTAGACCAAATGGCTCACAAACATtccacattaaaaatatcagagCTACTCTCACATGGTAAGTTTATATGTAAGGCATGCTGTATATGATACAGGTGTAACGATTTTGGGTTGATATATgaggtttattttttaatttactaacaaaatgtttttgctAAGAAAAACGATAAATTTGGGAGTGTGTTTTGTTACTATCAGTTGTGTCCgtcgtatattaataattaatacaattgatatgaatagtaataaatatattattttgttctgaatggaattttaataatgtgtaCGAGTCAATCTATTCTAATATTCCAAAACCTATTAGGACGGCGGAAACCTTTCCTTGCATAATATCGAATTACGTGTCGACGGCCTTTGGATTTAGTGTACACCGAACCTTGTCCTtaagtaaaaagtatattactGTTCAAAATTATGAAGGCATATAAGTTTACTACTATATTTATGGATCTGGTATTTAAATACGTAATTACGTGTATAACACAAGGTTGTTTATATCGAAATTAACATAAGTTACAAAGTTTATATAGGTActaatgtgatattttaattataattttgtatattgaaATCAACAGCCTAACCATGAGTTCTCATCTTCAAACTGACCACACAATTGGGAGTTTCTCATACATTTgcctttataatattctgtatTGTGTGGTAAGATTTAGGGGGCAGAAACAAGAAACTGTCTGTTGAAACTCGTGGTAGTGGTACTTTATCTAAGCCATAATTAGTCCATAGGgtcttaatacattaaataatattttcatgtttttatcaAAGTTTTGAGTTTCTTAACTTGGTTTGTATGAATATTCAACAAGAGCAAAACAATCGgagaaattatgtttaattattatattagctAATAAATCGATAAAGTCAattcagaaataaatacaagacACTTATCAGTAcaggaatatataatatatcagatTGTGTAATCGATAACTGTCATTTGATATATGTTAAgtgatgttttatatttgtagggGCAGGCAAGGAGTGAAGATATTTAATACCCATAACTTTTCGATAGGcgataatattaagtttttaaaaacagttgtGTTCTACGCAAATAAACCTTGAATTTGTAGTGCATGAGATGTTTTTtgagtattaaataaagatgtaaattaaaaaggattttacatattttttcagcTTGCAATACAGAAAATGAAAGCACCATTGAACCGGCTAAACGACCAACAGATCTGGATGTTTTTGGGGACACACCGACACCGatgaataaaatctattcTAGCACCATTAAGGTTCAACCAGTGAGACATATCAATTTACCAGACACGCATATATTTACACCGACCGATTCAGAAACGCCGAGATCCAAAACAATACATTACGACACTGAATCTAATCCGGTCCCCATTCCCATGATAGAGAACGGTAAAAACGAAGACAATCCATCTTCTGATAATACAGAAATCGATAATGAGTATTGGGAGTTTCAAGATTTCAAAGCTCAGAATGAAGTGGCTTCAATAGAAATGATTCAAGCAACGGAACTCAAAACTGAGCCCCAACCACCTGTGAATGCTGTACCAAATCCGAGTGTAACATATCAGACACAGATTTTACAACCGATTAAAATGGAGCCGGTTATGCCAACATTGAACTGGCCTGATCCGGGAGAAGTTAAAGAGACATTTGATGATTTCTCTGATTTCATATCAAACAGCACCTGGAATACAGATAAAGGGACTAATCCATCAGTTCTAGACAAAAAAGTTGATGAAGATGCTAAAGAGACTAAGGaagtaaatacaattaaattagattGTATCGATGatgattttaatacattcCAAACTGCCCCAGCTTCGACTGTGACCAATGATTTTTTAGATACTTTTACATCCCCACAAATCGTCTCACAAAACTTTATTCCCAAAATTACACCAGATAAcaataaaacgattttatcAGAGAGCAAAGACAAAAATGTTGACCATAGCAGCATGAAAATGGAAACTAAAAGTCCCTCATTAAAAGCTAGTGCCACCGACAGTATGTTCAAGCAAATGCCCAACAATAATCCCATTAAACATCTCACTTCTGACATATTACAGCCAACCAATGCAAGCACTAGTGGGTTCAATAGAAATCAACAAAATTCAGTTCAAATACTACAACCGTTGTCCTTAGAAGGTTACTCTCAAATAAATTGGCCTAACCCTGGAATAGATTTACAAGATCTATCTAGATTCAATCCAGTTGACAGCGTTCATACAATTAAGAATGATGGCAGTGTTAGTGGGAACAGTAAAGGGTCATCACCGGCCCATAATGTCAGTGTGGTTCACAAAGAAACACCAGAGGATGATATTTGGGGTGATTTTGTATCAAGTGTCCCAAAACCTCAGACGGCAACAGCGAAGACAGTTCCAACTTTCCTTGATGACGATGAGTGGACAGACTTTGTATCCAGTCCATCAGTTAAACCTGTCAACGGCTTGAGTACCATAAGTTTGAATGTGCACACCAATTTGAACATGCATAAAACAAACACTAACAAATTGGCTAGGGCCAATCAAATGCAACTCGACATTCCACAACTGAATTACATCACACCCAAGTCTAATAACCGGGGCATATACACAGAGAAACATTTccaaaatttataacagtaCTGCAACTATGTTTATCTCATGACTTTGTACTTAACGTAGTGTAAGTGATATGTAAATAGTGGCGGTGATGGTAAATTACAAATGTATGATCATTTTtaccaatattaaatttattatttattataatgttcaattcgtaattattgtttgattatattttaggtgatatgtattaattgaattataatataactcatGCCCGTCCTTagtattatgattatttcaattttaatttaatttttttttttttatttgtttagaaacatctgtaaaatatgtaattttatgtgATAAAGCTTTCAATTaggtaacattattattttgaaagaagCAATACCTATTTATTGTTtagatataaagtattaaatcaTCTGTATATAATGTCAAAagtgtataaaatgtaaaaaaaaaaaaacatcacattaaaataatatactggattttgttgtttttttttaaattgggtGTTATCAAATGTCATGATCGTTATCTTGtctatttgaaatttagtCCGATAACCTCATTACGCGTAACAAATGCttaataaaagagaaaatgaAACTCACATGGACACGGTCTcagattttaaatgtataaaaaatcgtttggttttgttttttttttttagtcaaTTCGTCCTTTTGGACAGGCTAAGATCTTAAACATAGTGCcattttattagtattctTTGTcttcatttacatatttttctttttctatttcttaTGAACTTTATGGTGCggctttaaattataaaaaacgatttaaaatacattgccatgttgtttttcttaaataataatatagtccGAAAGCCTAAACCAAAAATCGCTAGTCTATCATCCCGCTGATTAATATTGACATATAAGACTTAATGTAATGATTAATGCAAATACCTGTCTACTATGTCTACTGATTAATTTTTCTTCGGACAAGCAACCTAAGCATACAATGCGGTCGAGAATCTCGCTTCATTCACGCGCCTGTATTATCAAGGTAAACGCAACAACCACAGCTACGGCGCCGATAATACGCGCTTTGCCTAGCTACGGCTAAAATACGTCGTGTGCTATGGGCCCTATGGTTTGCAGGATGTTGAAGGTAGCGTCGTAGACAGTTTGATGTATCCCTTATTTCGAAGAGGTCTGATCGCTGCACCGGCTCGACCAagactgtttttaatttttttttatttcgacttCACTGTAGCTGTTAGTCAGCCCCCCGCAGGTGGTGCTCGAGGTTAGTTTTCCGGGGCGTAGGCCCCCTGAGCTGGCTGCGACTCCGCCTGTGAATGAAGGCGGGTCGTTGGAGTAAGCGTTTGCAGCCCTGGTCTCATGGTAGAATCGCCGCCGGCGAGGCGTTGTTCAGTGACAGGTCTCACGTGGGCTGCCTCTAGCCTCGACAATAAAATCTAGGTGGTCGTGTCCGGGAGTTAGTCGGACGGGGCGAGTCTAACTGTGGGCCAGGACACGACCACGGCGGTTAGGCTCCAGCCGACGTCCGACGGggtcattttctttttttcattctCTTCTTTTCGGCTCTCCTCACCGCTACCCCACTCAAATTCGCCGATTGGAACCCGCTTATGACAAGCTCAGGTAGCATGGCTCTGACAGTGTCTCCTTGagtgttttatacaaaactctCGCTTCTATTTATAGCAACCGACACTccttgttgtgactacacttgcaCTAGTGGCTATGcgggtgacacctgataatttcaactaccctttAGGTATTATTGGTTATTCAAATAACAGAAATTCAACcgataagtataaaaaaaatgaaactattattttagcttgtttttgttataccATGTATGTTTAGTTGTGTACCagactcatatttttttattttatttacttgttaaaaatttattaataatacataggtattaaatataatatggaaCCGTGATAGAACCATTCATAACATAATTAGGTAataacaaatagaaaaaactGAGTGGAAATAGTGAGCAATGGACCaaataatgaagaaaaaatataatgaattaaattttaacttaaatctttattaagtttaagttttatattttttttaaagataaagtgcttttaataataatttgtttgtttcagATTATTTATGCGTGTGttagaatatagttaaaatattttataagaaagatAGATTTACatactgttaaaaataaattaggcattacttccacttagatgtttATTGTTCCACAACTCGTAACGGAATTCCCCAGTCTAgcacttacatcctatttagaatattcaaaggtaacatttttaggcgagggtaagttacaatatcatacagagggctagtttccctcataagagtttccattaaataataaaacactgaacattacgtaaaacatgcaaaagctctcattataaattataaaaccaattgttaagtatttggacatttaaattactgtacagaaacattattaacattaatttacacttataacaaatatacagatggcgctagttgAACCATCATAAgaatttccaataaatatcagaatataaataacgttaagcttagaattatcaagtatatcataatttaaattattataaataattataactaacaatacatatttcaaataaaacaattcattaaacacataataacattttatttatttactgtgCATGAtatcatttaacaaaatattgcttttcataaacaaaagccatacaataaaatacacttatctCGTCTATGTATTTCGCCAAATGGTTTTCACTATATCCACAACTTTTCGCTTGAAGGTCTGTCCCTTGTTGCTGTCCGAcgtaaaaagttaaaaactgCCTTGCCTCGGTGAAGGGCTATGTTTTATAGGTATTACCCACACCACTCGATATTCAAgatgtttactttataattgtaacaaagtatatattgaaaatatacattttatatataactaaaaaataataatagtaatgttttggtaaatgGTATTTGAAAGCGGGTTCCAATTTAAAGGTATACTAAACACATTTGACACGTTACTGGCGACGGACCGCTTTTGTACCTTAGTCTTACTcctactttttaataatacttccttcagtattaaatcagataatattttaaatacaagaaatatttttttaagtgttatctatacatataacagttatataacaaagctgatttcaatataattgtatactaaacactggtttgatatattattgacGACGTAACACTTTTCTAAGTCTTACCCTTactatttgattattaatctttaaatgataatttatattttaaaaatacaaatagtttattcaataaacattgtttaaatatagaatagtaTCCTGAAACGTGCTtctcaatttataaattattttcttcaaaagagaatttttgtattaattaaatatataatcatcaacatatattaaataaaatgtattgaatatttagaCTAAAGGATGTGATACTGAATTGGAGATTTTTTCGAtggagataaaaattatatatatcggcgcaattcttagtatttgaataactaataattgagggtagttgaaattatcggGTATCAGCCGCATTACTATGTGTGTAAGTGTCGCCATCTGtgcaagtgtagtcacaacaatgttggtataaatagatgCAAAAGTACAGCCTAAAGAAATTTCCGTCGGGCCCTTCGGGCCCGAATTTAAGGAGGGTCGGTCCTCGGTTCTATCGGGCC includes:
- the LOC116773009 gene encoding uncharacterized protein LOC116773009, whose translation is MSIPPLVCSTPPPPEQCEDDKDHEDFDLQYNLSPDDDEDNNEFNYGNYTTYNYQTATEPVGDIQWPHNVSETTDNIDKFSIKSEINSCDNITPISLNNDNTSKVEEAIIEDLNLIIDKDNIDSTDLEPCSKLESNKDDSSASSDNDSRIKEHGNSDVEPEDLAPTLESNESTSGSPYFNEEICDKETQVIEVCDVDMNETTMVNEINTAETTTARDNLASVKGSEENVIESENVADVNKTVVSDDDFGDFEDFQFTNTQREQVLPISSENPWDDTCGSPAFVEFKANFDNNEIASKDSYDVSPEIEEPKVDDDDDDFGDFDDFKSSEPVKETTEDVNDPTPVFDVSLPDNELQICESISGLLTPIFAEEILEPDDEIVGKLESFLSETWGHLIDIDVRQPYMVNWNNSLGQKTLLKALCIDSRNILFGPKWHYNMPKYAANLSAAPLQPQKQIQQSNSINTDSSEKTNKEPTTWVDPFTQDGQESCNTENESTIEPAKRPTDLDVFGDTPTPMNKIYSSTIKVQPVRHINLPDTHIFTPTDSETPRSKTIHYDTESNPVPIPMIENGKNEDNPSSDNTEIDNEYWEFQDFKAQNEVASIEMIQATELKTEPQPPVNAVPNPSVTYQTQILQPIKMEPVMPTLNWPDPGEVKETFDDFSDFISNSTWNTDKGTNPSVLDKKVDEDAKETKEVNTIKLDCIDDDFNTFQTAPASTVTNDFLDTFTSPQIVSQNFIPKITPDNNKTILSESKDKNVDHSSMKMETKSPSLKASATDSMFKQMPNNNPIKHLTSDILQPTNASTSGFNRNQQNSVQILQPLSLEGYSQINWPNPGIDLQDLSRFNPVDSVHTIKNDGSVSGNSKGSSPAHNVSVVHKETPEDDIWGDFVSSVPKPQTATAKTVPTFLDDDEWTDFVSSPSVKPVNGLSTISLNVHTNLNMHKTNTNKLARANQMQLDIPQLNYITPKSNNRGIYTEKHFQNL